In Myxococcus guangdongensis, the following proteins share a genomic window:
- the glsA gene encoding glutaminase A has product MKLASRGRRSWLLSTCLLALAGPGVALGAAPKSRPAASPTTARPSPGDEAMPSETDIQQALQKAHKQFRGTKEGKNADYIPYLAKVDSNLFGLALVTVDGKIYTAGDAASPFPIESLSKPFTLARLMEEVGAKKVEDKIGVDATGQPFNSIVAIEMNEDHRAGNPLVNAGAITSVSMIPAKTPDERWKKINDNFNSFAGEPLSVNEEVYKSETDTNTRNQSISALLESYDVLGSPREQALDIYTRQCSVNVTARQLATMGATLANGGINPVTGERVISPDTARRTLALMATNGLYENTGEWLYQAGVPAKSGVGGGIVAVVPGRYAIAAFSPPLDKAGNSVRAQRAITQVVNSLGDNLYAATPGGEGKQGIGGSGHDGAEQKKTPPSP; this is encoded by the coding sequence ATGAAGCTCGCAAGCCGCGGTCGCAGAAGCTGGTTGCTCTCCACATGCCTGCTGGCCCTCGCGGGCCCCGGTGTCGCGCTGGGCGCCGCGCCCAAGTCCAGGCCGGCCGCGTCTCCGACGACCGCTCGCCCCTCCCCGGGAGACGAGGCGATGCCGTCCGAGACGGACATCCAGCAGGCCCTCCAGAAGGCCCACAAGCAGTTCCGCGGGACGAAGGAGGGAAAGAACGCGGACTACATCCCGTACCTGGCCAAGGTGGACTCCAACCTCTTCGGCCTCGCGCTCGTCACCGTCGACGGGAAGATCTACACCGCCGGCGACGCCGCCTCGCCCTTCCCCATCGAGTCGCTCTCCAAGCCCTTCACGCTGGCGCGACTGATGGAGGAGGTGGGCGCGAAGAAGGTCGAGGACAAGATTGGCGTGGACGCCACCGGGCAGCCTTTCAACTCCATCGTCGCCATCGAGATGAACGAGGACCACCGCGCCGGCAATCCGCTGGTCAACGCGGGCGCCATCACCTCGGTGAGCATGATTCCCGCGAAGACGCCCGACGAGCGCTGGAAGAAGATCAACGACAACTTCAACTCCTTCGCGGGCGAGCCGCTCTCGGTGAATGAAGAAGTCTACAAGTCGGAGACGGACACCAACACCCGCAACCAGTCCATCTCCGCGCTGCTGGAGTCCTATGACGTCCTCGGCTCTCCGCGCGAGCAGGCGCTCGACATCTACACGCGGCAGTGCTCGGTCAACGTCACGGCCCGGCAGCTCGCCACCATGGGGGCCACGCTCGCCAATGGCGGCATCAACCCCGTCACGGGCGAGCGGGTCATCAGCCCGGACACCGCGCGGCGCACCCTGGCGCTGATGGCCACCAATGGTCTGTATGAGAACACCGGCGAGTGGCTCTATCAGGCGGGCGTCCCCGCCAAGAGCGGCGTGGGCGGTGGCATCGTCGCGGTGGTGCCGGGCCGCTATGCCATCGCGGCCTTCTCACCCCCGCTCGACAAGGCGGGCAACAGCGTGCGCGCCCAGCGCGCCATCACCCAGGTGGTGAACTCACTGGGTGACAACCTGTATGCCGCCACGCCGGGCGGCGAGGGCAAGCAGGGCATCGGTGGCTCGGGCCACGATGGCGCGGAGCAGAAGAAGACGCCTCCCTCACCGTAG
- a CDS encoding aminotransferase class I/II-fold pyridoxal phosphate-dependent enzyme, producing MAEPLTSLESGVQAHLLSAVFNPEQVRLDVWNRLREEVTRLEARHAEGHGASEHMEQVLSLFAEVHPIERLFVFPGEARLLKLAEMARRHDVEELAEEVRRLVGLLSLHRDRACLLTRTEGLRASVPEDSHYFTTLVVDDMAAEDFDRVHRGMLEAQRGEHQFLYELLQVRSVEDALVAVLVNDDVQACVVRQDLPLRSRSPVKQLRSMLEPMLAEAERNGDEAALVVARWVRRLRPHLNVYLVTDESLVGREMHTERLFDRVFYRYESAHELNVTVVDGVRERYRTPFFDALKHYASRPIGNFHALPIARGHSVFNSRWLRDMGEFYGPNLFMAESSSTAGGLDSLLEPTGSIKQAQEMAAKTFGAKQTFFVTNGTSTANKIVHQTLLQPGDVVLIDRNCHKSHHYGLVLAGAHTVYLDAYPVREFAMYGGVALSTLKAKLLELKSAGRLDRVKLVVLTNCTFDGLVYHPERVMEELLAIKPDLAFLWDEAWFAYATFMPLARQRTAMRAAQKLAERLRSRAYREEYRAWRARRADGDAVAGGRALEERLLPDPDKVRVRVYATQSTHKSLSAFRQASMLHVWDEDFERRAAAPLTEAYFTHITTSPNHQLVASLDLARRQMDLEGFAMVKEAYQLAMRMRERLREDPLLHRYLRLLDADQMVPEVFRSSGLNRYVGPGSAGVDEMTRAWAQDEFVLDPTRLTLFTALTGRNGFEFRGKVLMERLGIQVNHTSINTVLMNATIGVTWGSLSFLLDGLRHEAERLETMLAQATGAERRLFDAKVRAITEELPPLPDFSGFHPAFQPSGGVGEGDSRSAFFLAYREENAEFVTLPEAAQVLDSGRRLVSTRFVVPYPPGFPILVPGQEVSPGIVEFMRKLDVKEVHGYRPELGLSVFTEDALERAASTPAPEIPGPRERGPRHAPGHDGSTPASH from the coding sequence ATGGCGGAGCCCCTGACCTCGCTGGAGTCCGGTGTCCAGGCACACCTGTTGTCCGCGGTCTTCAATCCCGAGCAGGTCCGACTTGACGTGTGGAACCGGCTGCGCGAGGAGGTGACGCGGCTGGAGGCGCGGCACGCCGAGGGGCACGGGGCCTCCGAGCACATGGAGCAGGTGCTCTCGCTCTTCGCGGAGGTGCACCCCATCGAGCGGCTCTTCGTGTTCCCGGGCGAGGCCCGGCTGCTGAAGCTGGCGGAGATGGCGCGTCGACACGACGTGGAGGAGCTGGCCGAGGAGGTGCGTCGGCTGGTGGGGCTGTTGAGCCTGCATCGCGACCGCGCCTGCCTGCTCACGCGGACGGAGGGCCTGCGCGCGTCGGTGCCGGAGGACTCGCACTACTTCACCACGCTGGTGGTGGACGACATGGCGGCGGAGGACTTCGACCGCGTCCACCGCGGGATGCTCGAGGCGCAGCGCGGAGAGCATCAGTTCCTCTACGAGCTGCTCCAGGTCCGCTCGGTGGAGGACGCGCTGGTGGCGGTGCTCGTCAACGACGACGTGCAGGCGTGTGTCGTGCGGCAGGACCTGCCGCTGCGCTCGCGCTCACCGGTGAAGCAGCTGCGCTCCATGCTGGAGCCCATGCTGGCGGAGGCGGAGCGCAACGGTGACGAGGCGGCCCTCGTGGTGGCGCGTTGGGTGCGCCGCCTGCGTCCGCACCTCAACGTCTACCTCGTCACCGACGAGTCGCTGGTGGGGCGGGAGATGCACACCGAGCGCCTGTTCGACCGCGTCTTCTACCGGTACGAGTCCGCGCACGAGCTGAACGTCACCGTGGTGGACGGGGTCCGCGAGCGCTACCGGACGCCGTTCTTCGACGCGCTCAAGCACTACGCCTCGCGGCCCATCGGCAACTTCCACGCGCTGCCGATTGCCCGGGGGCACTCGGTGTTCAACTCGCGCTGGCTGCGGGACATGGGGGAGTTCTACGGGCCCAACCTGTTCATGGCGGAGTCGTCCTCCACCGCGGGGGGGCTGGACTCCCTGCTGGAGCCGACGGGGTCCATCAAGCAGGCCCAGGAGATGGCGGCGAAGACGTTCGGCGCGAAGCAGACGTTCTTCGTCACCAACGGCACGTCGACGGCGAACAAGATCGTCCACCAGACGCTGCTCCAGCCCGGTGACGTGGTGCTCATCGACCGCAACTGCCACAAGTCGCACCACTACGGGCTGGTGCTGGCGGGCGCGCACACGGTGTACCTGGATGCGTATCCGGTGCGGGAGTTCGCGATGTACGGCGGCGTGGCGCTGAGCACGCTGAAGGCGAAGCTCCTGGAGCTGAAGTCCGCGGGGCGGTTGGACCGGGTGAAGCTGGTGGTGCTGACCAACTGCACCTTCGACGGGCTCGTCTACCACCCGGAGCGGGTGATGGAGGAGCTGCTGGCCATCAAGCCGGACCTGGCGTTCCTCTGGGACGAGGCGTGGTTCGCCTACGCCACGTTCATGCCGCTGGCGCGTCAACGCACGGCGATGCGGGCCGCGCAGAAGCTGGCGGAGCGGCTGCGCAGTCGCGCGTACCGCGAGGAGTATCGCGCGTGGCGTGCCCGACGCGCAGACGGGGACGCGGTGGCGGGAGGCCGGGCGCTGGAGGAGCGGCTGCTGCCGGACCCGGACAAGGTGCGCGTGCGCGTGTACGCGACGCAGTCCACGCACAAGTCGCTGTCGGCGTTCCGTCAGGCCTCGATGCTGCACGTCTGGGACGAGGACTTCGAGCGGCGCGCGGCCGCACCGCTGACGGAGGCGTACTTCACGCACATCACCACGTCGCCCAACCACCAGCTCGTGGCGTCGCTGGACCTGGCGCGCCGGCAGATGGACCTGGAGGGCTTCGCGATGGTGAAGGAGGCCTACCAACTGGCGATGCGCATGCGCGAGCGGCTGCGCGAGGACCCGTTGCTGCATCGGTACCTGCGGCTCTTGGACGCGGACCAGATGGTGCCGGAGGTGTTCAGGAGCTCGGGGTTGAACCGATACGTGGGGCCGGGCTCGGCGGGCGTGGACGAGATGACCCGGGCGTGGGCGCAGGACGAGTTCGTGCTGGACCCGACGCGCCTGACGCTCTTCACCGCGCTCACGGGCCGCAACGGGTTCGAGTTCCGGGGCAAGGTGTTGATGGAGCGGCTGGGCATCCAGGTGAACCACACGTCCATCAACACGGTGTTGATGAACGCGACGATTGGCGTGACGTGGGGCTCGCTGTCGTTCCTCTTGGACGGGCTCCGGCACGAGGCGGAGCGACTGGAGACGATGCTGGCGCAGGCGACGGGCGCGGAGCGCAGGCTGTTCGACGCGAAGGTGCGCGCCATCACCGAGGAGCTGCCGCCGCTGCCGGACTTCAGCGGGTTCCATCCGGCGTTCCAGCCCTCGGGCGGAGTGGGGGAGGGTGATTCGCGCAGCGCCTTCTTCCTGGCGTACCGCGAGGAGAACGCGGAGTTCGTGACGTTGCCGGAGGCCGCGCAGGTGTTGGACTCGGGGCGGCGACTGGTGTCCACGCGCTTCGTGGTGCCGTATCCGCCGGGCTTCCCCATCCTCGTGCCGGGGCAGGAGGTGAGCCCGGGCATCGTGGAGTTCATGCGGAAGCTGGACGTGAAGGAGGTCCACGGCTACCGGCCGGAGCTCGGGTTGAGCGTCTTCACGGAGGACGCGCTGGAGCGCGCCGCGAGCACGCCGGCCCCCGAAATCCCGGGGCCCCGGGAGCGCGGCCCGCGTCACGCTCCGGGCCACGACGGGTCCACGCCCGCGTCGCATTGA
- a CDS encoding sensor histidine kinase → MLGWLVPLVCTFTVLVSATVLVGWAMASERLTRVVFLPGAGVMMPITAVSLLTTGCALWLLRSKPGKRLARGVGLALALLVVGLGGLVLLEYGMQRSFGIDQLLFASTVDGLAPRLPGRPSPLTAMSLMMLGFALLLLHVRTRSGWHPARPLALFVALIATQALIGYAYLEEAPLTAFIGLRAFGRYTPMALHSALLFLLLSVGILSVHPRHGLMGVLLRNDAGGLMARRLLPAVIVLPLLVWGLHLLIEELGYRGGPFGNSVFALVTVLAFVLLLARNANALSRLDARQREVAQSLRISEARLAGIVNNAADAIIAIDEQRDITLFNTGAERIFGYAAGEVLGKPMDLLLNGPLELPSPAALGTVRSDDERWRLSGRRKNGEVFPAEATLADVRVDDVAFRAVILRDMSARVRAEEARRNREALFRTAFDHAPIGMSLVGLDGHFLNVNEALGQMLGYSREEMCAVTFQDLTHPEDLEGDLFQVRRLLEGERGMYQLEKRYRHKLGHSVFVLLTASLVRDSRGEPLHFISQVQDISERKRQERDQHLLAEAGPRLASSLDLGTTVTTVSRLLVPTLADFCIVTMIDERGKVQHRECLASTQEKTQLMEELFGAYPQAHLRRGHALTEVFMSGQSLLLEDVPESLLESTAEDARHLDLLRRLAPSSIIVVPLSARGHTVGVVALGTSESGRSYGPRDLTLCEELARRAALALDNARLHARSEEATHLRDEVLRIVAHDLRAPLNVISLSAGTMMKRSPSERAADSRPLNSIQKAVTRATALIEDLLDVARMQGGGLTVDRRPESTVALLTEALELHRALAEAQSIQLQLDVSPDTPDLFVDRDRVLQLFSNLIGNALKFTPMGGSIILRASPWGEMVRCSVSDTGSGILPEDQHHLFEPFWQARSRAKEGAGLGLTIVKGITEAHGGRVWVDSQPGLGTTFYCSLPAAHSADSSLTWHV, encoded by the coding sequence GTGCTCGGCTGGCTGGTCCCGCTCGTGTGCACGTTCACCGTCCTGGTGTCGGCCACGGTGCTGGTGGGCTGGGCGATGGCCAGCGAGCGGCTCACCCGCGTGGTCTTCCTCCCGGGAGCCGGGGTGATGATGCCCATCACCGCCGTGAGTCTGCTCACCACCGGCTGCGCGCTGTGGCTGCTGAGGAGCAAGCCGGGTAAGCGCCTGGCGCGAGGCGTGGGCCTGGCGCTGGCGCTGCTCGTGGTGGGGCTGGGCGGGCTGGTGCTGCTCGAGTACGGGATGCAGCGAAGCTTCGGCATCGACCAACTGCTCTTCGCGAGCACAGTCGACGGCCTGGCGCCCCGGCTCCCGGGACGCCCATCTCCGCTGACGGCGATGAGCTTGATGATGCTCGGGTTCGCGCTGCTGCTGCTGCACGTCCGGACCCGCTCGGGATGGCATCCGGCCCGTCCGCTCGCCTTGTTCGTCGCGCTCATCGCCACGCAGGCCCTCATCGGCTACGCGTACCTGGAGGAAGCGCCGCTGACGGCGTTCATCGGGCTCCGGGCCTTCGGGCGCTACACGCCCATGGCGCTGCACTCGGCGCTGCTGTTCCTGCTGCTCTCGGTGGGAATCCTCTCCGTGCATCCCCGGCATGGGCTGATGGGCGTGTTGCTGCGGAACGACGCCGGCGGACTCATGGCGCGCAGGCTGCTGCCCGCGGTCATCGTCCTGCCACTGCTCGTGTGGGGACTGCACCTGCTCATCGAGGAGCTCGGCTATCGCGGCGGTCCGTTCGGCAACTCCGTCTTCGCGCTCGTCACGGTGCTCGCCTTCGTGCTCCTGCTGGCTCGCAACGCGAATGCCCTGTCCCGGCTGGACGCGCGTCAGCGCGAGGTGGCGCAGTCCCTGCGCATCTCCGAGGCGCGCCTCGCCGGCATCGTCAACAACGCGGCGGACGCCATCATCGCCATCGACGAACAACGCGACATCACCCTGTTCAACACCGGCGCCGAGCGCATCTTCGGCTACGCGGCGGGCGAGGTCCTGGGCAAGCCGATGGATTTGTTGCTGAACGGGCCGCTCGAACTCCCGTCCCCCGCGGCCCTGGGGACGGTCCGCTCCGACGACGAGCGCTGGCGCCTGTCCGGCCGTCGCAAGAATGGAGAGGTGTTCCCCGCGGAGGCCACGCTCGCCGACGTGCGCGTGGACGACGTGGCGTTCAGGGCCGTCATCCTCCGAGACATGAGCGCGCGGGTTCGAGCCGAGGAGGCCCGTCGCAACCGGGAGGCGTTGTTCCGCACCGCCTTCGACCATGCCCCCATCGGCATGTCCCTGGTCGGCCTGGACGGACACTTCCTGAACGTGAACGAGGCGCTGGGGCAGATGCTCGGGTACTCGCGCGAGGAGATGTGCGCGGTGACGTTCCAGGACCTCACGCACCCGGAGGACCTGGAGGGGGACCTGTTCCAGGTACGACGACTGCTGGAGGGTGAGCGAGGGATGTATCAACTCGAGAAGCGCTACCGCCACAAGCTGGGCCACTCGGTGTTCGTCCTGCTCACGGCGTCGCTCGTCCGCGACTCGCGAGGGGAGCCGCTGCACTTCATCTCCCAGGTGCAGGACATCTCCGAGCGCAAGCGACAGGAGCGCGACCAGCACCTGCTCGCGGAGGCCGGGCCGCGGCTCGCCAGCTCGCTGGACCTGGGGACCACGGTCACCACGGTGTCGCGGCTGCTCGTCCCCACGCTGGCGGACTTCTGCATCGTGACGATGATCGACGAGCGCGGGAAGGTCCAACACCGCGAGTGCCTCGCCTCCACGCAGGAGAAGACGCAACTGATGGAGGAGCTGTTCGGCGCGTATCCGCAGGCCCACCTGCGCCGTGGACATGCGCTGACGGAGGTCTTCATGAGCGGCCAGTCGCTGCTGCTGGAGGACGTCCCCGAGTCGCTGCTGGAGAGCACCGCGGAGGATGCCCGGCACCTGGACCTGCTGCGACGGCTCGCGCCCTCCTCCATCATCGTGGTGCCCTTGAGCGCGCGCGGGCACACGGTGGGCGTCGTCGCGCTGGGCACCTCCGAGTCCGGGCGGAGCTATGGGCCTCGGGACCTGACGCTCTGCGAGGAACTGGCGCGGCGCGCGGCGCTGGCCCTGGACAACGCGCGCCTGCACGCGCGCTCGGAAGAGGCCACGCACCTCCGCGACGAGGTGCTGCGCATCGTGGCCCATGACCTGCGCGCGCCCCTGAATGTCATCTCCCTGAGCGCGGGGACCATGATGAAGCGCTCGCCGTCGGAGCGGGCGGCGGATTCACGTCCCCTGAACTCCATCCAGAAGGCGGTCACCCGGGCGACGGCGCTCATCGAGGACCTGCTGGACGTGGCGCGGATGCAGGGCGGTGGCCTCACCGTGGACCGCCGACCGGAGTCGACGGTGGCGCTGCTCACGGAGGCCTTGGAGCTGCATCGCGCGCTGGCCGAGGCCCAGTCCATCCAGCTCCAGCTGGACGTCAGCCCCGACACGCCGGACCTGTTCGTGGACAGGGACCGGGTGCTGCAGCTGTTCTCCAACCTGATTGGCAACGCGCTCAAGTTCACGCCCATGGGCGGCAGCATCATCCTGCGCGCGAGCCCCTGGGGAGAGATGGTGCGGTGCTCGGTGAGCGACACGGGCTCGGGGATCCTCCCCGAGGACCAGCACCACCTGTTCGAGCCGTTCTGGCAGGCCCGGAGCCGCGCGAAGGAAGGCGCGGGCCTGGGGCTCACCATCGTCAAGGGCATCACCGAGGCCCATGGCGGCCGGGTCTGGGTGGACAGCCAGCCGGGCCTGGGCACCACGTTCTACTGCTCGCTGCCCGCCGCGCACTCGGCGGACAGCTCCCTCACCTGGCACGTCTGA
- a CDS encoding efflux RND transporter permease subunit has protein sequence MTPEQAEQAERERDEALVRHKHNTARYFTEKRQVAWVFLAFTMVWGVYGYFKMPKAKDPVIAVRVAVATCLWPGAEAEKIEQLVTRRIEQKISENASVEKIESISRTSLSVVYVTLKEDVADRAKEFDDIQGRLDTIRDLPSGAGPVQFLKDFGDTATLMLTVASPPANDVELELRSRAVARAIEDVRKSASSSAPRATVVVSFPPSINATSMQRLGDQALRFFDELPETDDARFIQSPGFIGVDMATSLDDATLLQHLRAFAQDHLSLSELHPDVWRPIIVRDPKDVRARLTANAGDRYSHRQLDDFTDTIQRHLQRLPVVSKVTRTGVLPEKIFLEYSQERLASYGIQASGLANLISARNITAPGGILEMGGKSITIDPSGELSSERELGDIVATTSTNGTPVYLRDMVDVRRDYQSPPRFLNYLDARNAQGEFVRNRAITLAVNMRPGEQIDAFGHSVSEELAHVQRLLPEDLVIRRTSDQPLQVKENVDLFMSSLYEAIILVVLVALIGFWEWRTALLLALSIPITLAMTFGLMHVFGVDLQQISIASLIIALGLLVDDPVVASDAIKRSLSMGWKPRIAAWLGPTKLATAILFATLTNIAAYLPFLSLPGDTGKFIRTLPIVLTLSLVASRVVSMTFIPLLGSAILRAPASEVPASERKTTGFARRYQQVVGWAIDHRLFVVGVALLVLIAGGLVGTRVRSAFFPKDLSYLSYVDVWLPEDATLTATRDTARDATRILQEVAEEYGKAHPSDGKPRQVLESVTEFIGGGGPRFWFSVAPELQQLNYAQLVIQVRDKEDTRLLVPLFQDALSRRIAGARIDVRELETGKPVGIPVSIRVSGEDISVLRDIAEQAKAIFRSVPGTARTRDDWGSDTFSVKLEVDPDRANLAGVTNLDVATSSASAMNGMTVGQLREGIHQIDIVARLRAEERAQLGDIENLYISSRSGPQKVPLRQVSRVAYSLQTEKIRRRNQFRTITIATFPQQGVLPSEVLKEARPKLDALQQRLPIGYTLEIGGEAEEQKKSFASMVVVLGMLIVAIYVALVIQFKNAVKPLVVFAALPFGAAAALVSLVIMGAPFSFMAFLGIISLMGVIVSHIIVLFDYIEEAHERGESLRESLLDAGLHRLRPVLVTVGATVLGLIPLALHGGPLWQPLCYAQIGGLTVATVLTLLLVPVLYTLFVKDLRWIHWEKH, from the coding sequence GTGACGCCCGAGCAAGCGGAGCAGGCAGAGCGCGAGCGCGACGAGGCGCTGGTCCGCCACAAGCACAACACCGCGCGCTACTTCACGGAGAAGCGTCAGGTGGCCTGGGTGTTCCTGGCCTTCACGATGGTGTGGGGCGTCTATGGCTACTTCAAGATGCCCAAGGCGAAGGACCCGGTCATCGCCGTGCGCGTCGCGGTGGCCACGTGTCTGTGGCCCGGCGCGGAGGCGGAGAAGATTGAACAGCTGGTCACCCGCCGCATCGAGCAGAAGATCTCCGAGAACGCCAGCGTCGAGAAGATTGAGTCCATCAGTCGCACCAGCCTGTCCGTCGTCTACGTCACCCTGAAGGAAGACGTCGCGGACCGGGCCAAGGAGTTCGACGACATCCAGGGACGGCTCGACACGATTCGCGATTTGCCGAGCGGCGCCGGGCCGGTGCAGTTCCTCAAGGACTTCGGCGACACCGCGACGCTGATGCTCACGGTGGCCAGCCCCCCGGCGAACGATGTGGAGCTGGAGCTGCGCTCGCGGGCCGTCGCCCGAGCCATCGAGGACGTGCGCAAGTCCGCGTCCTCCTCCGCCCCCCGGGCCACAGTGGTGGTGAGCTTCCCACCCTCCATCAACGCGACGTCCATGCAGCGACTGGGGGACCAGGCGCTGCGCTTCTTCGACGAGCTCCCCGAGACAGACGACGCGCGCTTCATCCAGAGCCCCGGCTTCATCGGCGTGGACATGGCCACCTCCCTGGACGACGCCACGCTGCTGCAGCACCTGCGAGCGTTCGCCCAGGACCACCTGAGCCTGTCCGAGCTCCACCCCGACGTGTGGCGCCCCATCATCGTCCGCGACCCGAAGGACGTCCGCGCCCGACTGACGGCGAACGCCGGAGACCGCTACAGCCACCGGCAGCTCGACGACTTCACCGACACGATTCAGCGACACCTGCAGCGGCTGCCCGTCGTCTCGAAGGTCACCCGCACGGGCGTGCTGCCCGAGAAGATCTTCCTGGAGTACTCGCAGGAGCGCCTCGCCTCCTACGGCATCCAGGCGTCGGGGCTCGCAAACCTCATCTCCGCGCGCAACATCACCGCGCCCGGCGGCATCCTGGAGATGGGCGGCAAGAGCATCACCATCGACCCGTCGGGCGAGCTCTCCAGCGAGCGCGAGCTGGGAGACATCGTCGCCACCACCAGCACCAACGGCACGCCGGTGTACCTGCGCGACATGGTGGACGTGCGCCGCGACTACCAGAGCCCGCCGCGCTTCCTGAACTACCTGGACGCGCGCAACGCCCAGGGCGAGTTCGTCCGCAACCGCGCCATCACCCTCGCCGTCAACATGCGCCCGGGCGAGCAGATCGACGCCTTCGGGCACAGCGTGAGCGAGGAGCTGGCGCACGTCCAACGGCTGCTGCCCGAGGACCTGGTCATCCGCCGCACGTCGGACCAGCCGCTCCAGGTGAAGGAGAACGTGGACCTGTTCATGTCCTCGCTCTACGAGGCCATCATCCTGGTGGTGCTCGTCGCGCTCATCGGCTTCTGGGAGTGGCGGACGGCGCTGCTGTTGGCCCTGTCCATCCCCATCACCCTGGCGATGACCTTCGGGCTGATGCACGTCTTCGGCGTGGACCTGCAGCAGATCTCCATCGCGTCGCTCATCATCGCGCTGGGCCTGCTGGTGGATGACCCCGTCGTGGCCAGCGACGCCATCAAGCGCTCCCTCTCGATGGGATGGAAGCCGCGCATCGCCGCGTGGCTCGGGCCCACGAAGCTGGCCACCGCCATCCTCTTCGCCACCCTCACCAACATCGCCGCCTACCTGCCCTTCCTCTCGTTGCCGGGAGACACGGGCAAGTTCATCCGCACGCTGCCCATCGTCCTCACGCTGTCCCTGGTCGCCTCGCGCGTTGTCTCCATGACGTTCATCCCGCTGCTGGGCTCCGCCATCCTCCGCGCCCCCGCGTCCGAGGTGCCCGCGTCGGAGAGGAAGACCACCGGCTTCGCGCGGCGCTACCAACAGGTCGTCGGCTGGGCCATCGACCATCGCCTGTTCGTGGTCGGCGTGGCGCTGCTCGTGCTCATCGCGGGAGGACTCGTGGGCACCCGCGTCCGCTCCGCGTTCTTCCCCAAGGACCTGTCCTACCTGTCCTATGTGGACGTCTGGCTGCCCGAGGACGCCACCCTCACCGCGACGCGAGACACCGCCAGGGACGCCACCCGCATCCTCCAGGAGGTGGCCGAGGAGTACGGCAAGGCCCACCCGAGCGACGGCAAGCCGCGCCAGGTGCTCGAGTCGGTGACGGAGTTCATCGGCGGCGGCGGTCCCCGCTTCTGGTTCTCCGTGGCGCCGGAGCTCCAGCAGCTCAACTACGCGCAGCTGGTCATCCAGGTCCGCGACAAGGAGGACACCCGCCTGCTGGTGCCCCTGTTCCAGGACGCGCTGTCACGCCGCATCGCCGGGGCGCGCATCGACGTGCGGGAGCTGGAGACGGGCAAGCCCGTGGGCATCCCCGTGTCCATCCGCGTGTCGGGCGAGGACATCTCCGTGCTGCGCGACATCGCGGAGCAGGCCAAGGCCATCTTCCGCTCCGTCCCCGGCACCGCGCGCACGCGCGACGACTGGGGCAGCGACACGTTCTCCGTGAAGCTGGAGGTGGACCCGGACCGGGCCAACCTCGCGGGCGTCACCAACCTGGACGTGGCCACGTCCTCCGCCTCCGCGATGAACGGCATGACGGTGGGCCAGCTGCGCGAGGGCATCCATCAAATCGACATCGTGGCCCGGCTCCGCGCCGAGGAGCGCGCCCAGCTGGGCGACATCGAGAACCTGTACATCAGCTCGCGCAGCGGGCCCCAGAAGGTGCCCCTGCGGCAGGTCTCCCGCGTCGCCTACTCGCTCCAGACGGAGAAGATCCGCCGCCGCAACCAGTTCCGCACCATCACCATCGCCACGTTCCCGCAGCAGGGCGTGCTCCCGTCGGAGGTGCTGAAGGAGGCCCGACCGAAGCTCGACGCGCTCCAGCAGCGCCTGCCCATCGGCTACACGCTGGAGATTGGCGGCGAGGCGGAGGAGCAGAAGAAGAGCTTCGCCAGCATGGTCGTCGTGCTCGGCATGCTCATCGTCGCCATCTACGTGGCGCTCGTCATCCAGTTCAAGAACGCCGTCAAGCCGCTGGTCGTATTCGCGGCCCTCCCCTTCGGCGCGGCGGCGGCACTGGTGTCGCTGGTCATCATGGGCGCGCCGTTCAGCTTCATGGCCTTCCTGGGCATCATCAGCCTGATGGGCGTCATCGTCAGCCACATCATCGTGCTCTTCGACTACATCGAGGAGGCGCACGAGCGCGGCGAGTCCCTGCGCGAATCCCTGCTCGACGCGGGGCTCCACCGCCTGCGGCCCGTGCTGGTGACGGTGGGAGCCACCGTGCTGGGGCTCATCCCCCTGGCGCTGCACGGTGGCCCCCTGTGGCAACCGCTCTGCTACGCGCAGATAGGCGGCCTCACCGTGGCCACGGTGCTCACCCTGCTGCTCGTCCCCGTGCTCTACACGCTGTTCGTGAAGGACCTGCGCTGGATTCATTGGGAGAAGCACTGA